GTATACTAAACGGTACAACGAATTATATCCTGACAGAAATGAAGATGAGAGGCATGAGCTTTGAAGGTGTCTTAAAAGAGGCACAGCAAAAGGGATATGCGGAGCTTGATCCAACTGATGATGTGGACGGATTTGATGCTGCAAGAAAACTGGCCATCCTCTGCACATTGTCATTTAATAAATACGTGGTGCCTGATGATATATACACAAAAGGAATAAGGACCATCTCTAAAGAAGACATTCAGTACGCAGATGAACTGGGATTCACTATAAAGCTTATAGCATACGGCAGGCTTGATGATGATGGAAAGCTGGAGGCATGGGTACATCCTGTCATGATATCTAAGAAAAATCCGTTAAATGGAGTAAATGGTGTTTACAACGCTATACTTGTGGAAGGAAATGCAGTAGGAAAGCTTATGTTTTATGGGCAAGGAGCAGGTATGATGCCTACAGCCAGTGCGGTTGTTGCCGATGTGATCGATGTGGTAAATCACATACCTGTTCAAAATGGCTATGAAGATGCCAAGATGAAGGATATTGTGGATACTGTATCCAAATATTATATAAGGCTTATAGCACTAGATAAGCCTGGTGTAATGAGCAAAATAACAGGTGTGCTGGGGGCAGAAGGCATAAGCCTTGTGTCTGTCGTTCAGAAAGAAGTCATGGGTGAGTATGCAGAGATAGTTTTGATTACACATAATGCATTGACTAAAAATTTATTTAAGGCCTTAGACGAGATAGGCAATTTAAAAGAGATAGACAAAGTGGCAAGTGTAATAAGAGTGGAGGGGGACGAATGATGGAATGGAATGGAATAATCAAATCATATAGAAAATACATGCCTAAAATAGATGATGAAAATATAATTACATTGAAAGAAGGAAATACGCCCCTTATAGAAGCCACAAACCTTGAAAAAAAATTTCCGGGGCTTAAGATATACTTGAAGTACGAGGGGTTAAACCCTACAGGTTCATTCAAAGACAGAGGTATGACTGTGGCTGTATCCATGGCAAAGCAGGAAGGGTCACAGGCTGTTGTGTGTGCATCAACAGGCAACACATCTGCATCAGCGGCTGCATACGCTGCAAAGGCAGGGCTTAAGTGCGTTGTGCTTATTCCAGGGGGAAAAATTGCATTAGGCAAATTGGCACAAGCCATCGCCTACGGTGCAGAAGTAATTGCAATAAATGGCAACTTTGATGATGCCTTAAATTTAGTGAGGGAAATATCAAAGAAGCATCCTATAACTGTCGTTAATTCTATAAATCCGTATAGGCTTGAAGGGCAGAAGTCATCATCATTTGAAATATGCGATACACTGAAAAAAGCTCCAGATTATCTGGCACTTCCTGTAGGAAATGCAGGGAATATAACTGCATATTGGATGGGATTTAAAGAGTATTACAGCGTTGGCATTATAAATAAGCTTCCTAAGATGATAGGGTTTCAAGCAGCAGGTGCAGCTCCTATTGTAGAAAACAGAGTAATTGAGCATCCTGAAACGATTGCCACAGCCATAAGAATCGGAAATCCTGCCAGTTGGCAAAAGGCCGTAGCAGCAAGAGATGAATCAGGGGGACTTATCGACAAGGTTACGGATGATGAGATACTTGAAGCATACTCATACCTTGCCAAAAGCGAAGGAATATTTGCTGAGCCTGCATCATGCGCACCTATCGCAGGCGTCATAAAGAAGTACAGAGAGGGGCTATTTAAAGAGGGAGATACGGTAGTCTGTATACTTACAGGGAATGGCTTAAAAGATCCTGATACTGCTATAAAACTTGGAGGAAGCAGTGTAAAGACTGTTGATGCTGATTTGAACTCACTGGAAGGTGCAATATATGGATAAGTCTGTCCTTGTGAGAGTTCCGGCATCAACGGCAAATTTAGGCCCTGGATTTGACTCACTAGGTGTTGCTCTCAATCTTTACAATGATATATACATGGAACTTAAAGGCAGTAGACTTGTGATTGATGTTGAAGGGGAAGGCATTTTAAATATAGATCGGGATGAAAAAAACCTCATATATAAGGCAGCAAAGAAGGTTTTTGATAAGTTAAACATAACCGTAAATGGCCTCTATATAAAGTCTACCAACAATATACCGACAGGAAGCGGCCTGGGAAGCAGTGCATCTGCCATAATAGGTGGTCTCGTTGCAGCAAATGCCATCTGCGGGAACTCATTAAGTCGCGATGACATTCTCGATATAGCATCTTCAATGGAAGGCCATGCGGACAATGTAGCCCCTGCTTTAAATGGGGGCTTTAATGTAGCCACATTTGACGGCAAAAAGACGTACTGTGTAAAAAAAGAATTAGATGACAATTTAAGGTTTTTGGCGTTTTATCCAGAGAGAGAGCTTTTAACGTCAAAAGCCAGAGGCGTACTGCCATCAATGATAGAGTTTAGAAATGGAGTCTTTAATGTTGGGAGAGCATCACTACTTACAGCATCTATTTTTTCAGGCAGGTACGATTTATTAAAAGTTGCATCACAAGACATGCTTCATCAGGTTTACCGCAAGGAATTTATACCTGAGATGTACTACGTAATAGAAAAAGCGCTTGATAATGGAGCTTATGCGTCATTTTTAAGCGGTGCCGGGCCAACTATGATGGTAATGGCGGATGTCAGCGTTGCCGACAAAGTGAGAGAGTCAGTAAAAAAAGTTTACGAAGAAAAAAACATTAAATGCCGTATTTACGAATTAAAATGCGATAATACTGGTGCTAGAATCTTATAAAGGTCTATTATTAGGCCTTTATTTTGTGTTTATATAAGAGTATTTAAAATTTTGTGATATAATTAAGGTAAATTATTCTTAAGGAGGCTTATTTTATGAAGAGGCATTTATCAATTTTTATGGCATTTGTAATCGTATTGACTCTTGTTTTTTCTGTAGCTTCAGTTACATATGCTGCAACGAATACGGTGGAGAGCGACAATATAAGCAGTTATTTAGATGATTTAGGCTCTATTATGCAATTTATTAAAGACAACTATGCAGGAGACATAACATACGATCAAATGGAGGAAGGGGCAATAAAAGGGATACTATCATCCCTTGATAAATACAGTACATATTTCACAAAAGATGAGATGGATTCATTTACAGAATCTACATCAGGCACTTTCACCGGCGTAGGAATGGTAGTTGAACAAAGGGACAACGACATAGTAGTCGTGTCTACGGTTGACGGTTCGCCGGCGGAAAGAGCTGGAGTAAAAAGCGGATATATTGTCGTATCTGTCGATGGCAAAGATGTGACAGGGATGAGCGTAAACGACGTGACAAATCTCATCAAAGGCGAAAAAGGAACAAAAGTGAAGATAGGTTTTTTGGTAAATGGGAAGACAGTCGAATACGAGATAACGAGGGATGTCATAAAGATAAACCCGGTATCGTATAAAATAATAAACGGTATAGGCTATATAGACATAAGTGAGTTTAATGGAAATACTGAAGACAATGTTGCAAAAGCCCTTGACTATATGGATCAAAACAATATAAAGAAACTTGTCATCGATTTAAGGGATAATCCCGGCGGATACTTGTCTGAAGCTGTAGCTGTTTCAAATTTTTTTGTACCGGCAGGTCCTGTTGTGACAGTGGCTATGAACGGTGGAAATAATCAGACGTATTATTCTTTCTTGAAAAATCAGAAGTACAAGATTGCAGTTCTCATAAACAATGGAACTGCGTCAGCAGCCGAAATACTGGCAGGTGCCATACAGGATACTAAAGCAGGAGTACTAGTAGGCGAAAATTCATACGGAAAAGGAACAGTGCAAGAAGTGTTTTCATTTTCTGATGGCAGTGGAATGAAGCTTACTATAGCCAAATACTTGCTTCCATCAGGAAGATGGATTGACGGGACAGGTCTCAAACCTGATGTAGAGGTAAAAGACAGCAGGGTGACTTTGCCGGAATTGGTGTATACAAAAGATATAAAAAAAGGCGATACAGGAAATAGCGTAAAACTGTTACAGTCTTACTTAAGCCTTTTAGGGTATTACAAAGGTGAGCCAAACGGGTATTTCGGCAATGACACGTATGATGCTATTGTGAGCTTTCAAAAATACGCAGGAATACCAGCAACGGGCGTCCTTGATAGGGGCACTGCTGATGCCC
The nucleotide sequence above comes from Thermoanaerobacterium sp. CMT5567-10. Encoded proteins:
- a CDS encoding homoserine dehydrogenase; amino-acid sequence: MKIGLMGLGTVGSGVVHLIEENGDAIEKKIGQKIEIKKILVKDPEKKRIKEAQGKITIVPEDILDDPEIDVVVEVMGKEHPALEYMKEAILKGKNVVTANKEVIAKHGKELIKLANENNVNLLYEASVGGGIPIIRPLKSCLAANKIYEIKGILNGTTNYILTEMKMRGMSFEGVLKEAQQKGYAELDPTDDVDGFDAARKLAILCTLSFNKYVVPDDIYTKGIRTISKEDIQYADELGFTIKLIAYGRLDDDGKLEAWVHPVMISKKNPLNGVNGVYNAILVEGNAVGKLMFYGQGAGMMPTASAVVADVIDVVNHIPVQNGYEDAKMKDIVDTVSKYYIRLIALDKPGVMSKITGVLGAEGISLVSVVQKEVMGEYAEIVLITHNALTKNLFKALDEIGNLKEIDKVASVIRVEGDE
- the thrC gene encoding threonine synthase → MEWNGIIKSYRKYMPKIDDENIITLKEGNTPLIEATNLEKKFPGLKIYLKYEGLNPTGSFKDRGMTVAVSMAKQEGSQAVVCASTGNTSASAAAYAAKAGLKCVVLIPGGKIALGKLAQAIAYGAEVIAINGNFDDALNLVREISKKHPITVVNSINPYRLEGQKSSSFEICDTLKKAPDYLALPVGNAGNITAYWMGFKEYYSVGIINKLPKMIGFQAAGAAPIVENRVIEHPETIATAIRIGNPASWQKAVAARDESGGLIDKVTDDEILEAYSYLAKSEGIFAEPASCAPIAGVIKKYREGLFKEGDTVVCILTGNGLKDPDTAIKLGGSSVKTVDADLNSLEGAIYG
- the thrB gene encoding homoserine kinase; its protein translation is MDKSVLVRVPASTANLGPGFDSLGVALNLYNDIYMELKGSRLVIDVEGEGILNIDRDEKNLIYKAAKKVFDKLNITVNGLYIKSTNNIPTGSGLGSSASAIIGGLVAANAICGNSLSRDDILDIASSMEGHADNVAPALNGGFNVATFDGKKTYCVKKELDDNLRFLAFYPERELLTSKARGVLPSMIEFRNGVFNVGRASLLTASIFSGRYDLLKVASQDMLHQVYRKEFIPEMYYVIEKALDNGAYASFLSGAGPTMMVMADVSVADKVRESVKKVYEEKNIKCRIYELKCDNTGARIL
- a CDS encoding S41 family peptidase; this encodes MKRHLSIFMAFVIVLTLVFSVASVTYAATNTVESDNISSYLDDLGSIMQFIKDNYAGDITYDQMEEGAIKGILSSLDKYSTYFTKDEMDSFTESTSGTFTGVGMVVEQRDNDIVVVSTVDGSPAERAGVKSGYIVVSVDGKDVTGMSVNDVTNLIKGEKGTKVKIGFLVNGKTVEYEITRDVIKINPVSYKIINGIGYIDISEFNGNTEDNVAKALDYMDQNNIKKLVIDLRDNPGGYLSEAVAVSNFFVPAGPVVTVAMNGGNNQTYYSFLKNQKYKIAVLINNGTASAAEILAGAIQDTKAGVLVGENSYGKGTVQEVFSFSDGSGMKLTIAKYLLPSGRWIDGTGLKPDVEVKDSRVTLPELVYTKDIKKGDTGNSVKLLQSYLSLLGYYKGEPNGYFGNDTYDAIVSFQKYAGIPATGVLDRGTADALSYFYGLTLKNDAQLDKAIELLNQE